The Streptomyces sp. NBC_00162 sequence TGCTCAGCTTCTGGCGCTGCATCAACAGGTCGTTGAGCAGGCTGGAGGCGCCGAAGCGGAACCAGTGGTTGCTCAGCCAGTCCTCGCCCACGGTCTCGTTGACCAGGACCAGGAACTTGATCGCGTCCTTGGTGGTCCGGATGCCGCCGGCCGGCTTCACGCCGATCTGGATTCCAGTCTGCGCCTTGAAGTCGCGGACGGCTTCGAGCATGAGCAGCGTGTTGGCCGGGGTGGCGTTGACGCCCACCTTGCCGGTCGACGTCTTGATGAAGTCGGCGCCCGCGAGCATGCCGATCCAGGAGGCGCGGCGGATGTTGTCGTACGTCGACAGCTCGCCGGTCTCGAAGATGACCTTGAGGCGGGCCGCGCTGCCGTCGGGGCGGACGCAGGCCTCCTTGATGGCCTTGATCAGCTCGTACGTGTCGAGGTAGCGGCCGGCGAGGAAGGCGCCACGGTCGATGACCATGTCGATCTCGTCGGCGCCGGCGGCGACGGCGTCACGGGTGTCGGCGAGCTTGACGGGCAGCGCGGCGCGGCCGGCCGGGAAGGCGGTCGCGACGGAGGCCACCTTGACGTCGGCGCCGTTGAGGGCGGCCTTCGCGGTGGCCACCATGTCGGGGTACACGCAGACCGCGGCGGTCATCGGCGTCGTACGGTCGGTCGGATCGGGGTTGACGGCCTTGGCGGAGAGCGCCCGGACCTTGCCCGGGGTGTCCGCGCCTTCCAGCGTCGTCAGGTCGATCATCGAGATGGCCAGATCGATGGCGTACGCCTTGGCCGTCGTCTTGATCGAGCGGGTGCCGAGGGCGGCCGCGCGGGCCTCCAGTCCGACTGCGTCGACGCCGGGCAGCCCGTGCAGGAAGCGGCGCAGCGCACTGTCGGACGTCGTCACGTCAGCGAATGCGGTGAGGGTGGTGGGCATGGTCACCACATGAGCATATCTACGCGCGTAGCGGCCTGTCACCCCCTCCCCCGGATTCGGCCGGTTCCGGTGCGGAATCGACACCTCCGCTCGGACACGCGTTCGCTGTTACGCGGCCATGACAGGACCGGGATCGTCCGCCAGCACAAGATCCATAGATTTCTCTTCAGCAGCCCGCCACACCTGACCCGGTGAACCAGACCGAACAGACTCAACGCGGCATGCGACTCTCCTCCACTTTCCTCACCCACGCTTCAGGAGTCGTTATGCGTTCCGCCCTCCGCGCCTCGATCGTCACCGCCGCCCTCGCCGGGGTGTTCCTGATGCCCGCCGCGACCGCGTTCGCCGCGCCCGGCGCCCAGAACGCGACGCCGGTGTCGGCCGCGGCCGCGAGCACCCCGGGCGACGACCGCTACGACGGCGAGGTCGTCCTCGTGGGCGAGGGCCGGATCGCGGTGCTGCGCAACAAGTCCGAGGGCCCCGAGGTCTGGATCCGCGCCGTCGCCCCGGACTGGAAGCCGGCCGACGGCTGGGCGGGCCGCGTCCTGGCGAAGCTCGACCCCTCGAAGCCGCGCGCGGTGGTCGACGGCGTCGAGTACACCCTCACCAAGACCGACGGCGGCCGCTACGGGCTCAACGTCCACGTGGTGGGCGAGGGCGCCTCGAACGGCTTCTACCTGCTGCCGAAGGGCACGACGACCCCCTCGGGCAAGGGCGGCACGGCCACGCCGAAGCCCACCGCCTCCCCGGCCGTTGCCCCCGCCCCGAAGGCGCAGAACGCGGGCCAGACCTCGGTCGTGCCCAAGGGTGCGGTGGCCGCGGGCGCCGAGATCCCCGCCGCGGCGGCCGAGGACACCGACAACGGCACCACCGTGGCGGCCGGCGTCGGCCTGATCGCGATCTTCGGTGCGCTCGGCGCCAGCGTGGCCCTGCGCCGCCGCCGCGCCCAGGGCTGATACACCCCTCAGCCTCGTCTCGCCTCCGGCGGGCCACCATCCCGGTGGCCCGCCGAAGCCCGTTCCCGGAGCGTCCCCATGGCCCACCGCGCCGCCGACCGCGCCGCCCGCCGCGCCGCCCGTCCGCTGCTCGCCGCCGTCTTCCTCGCCGCCGCCCTGACCGGCTGCGGCACCGCCGCCACCGCCACCCCGCCCGCGGACGCGGCACCGCCCGCCGCCCCGCCCGCCGTCACCCCCACGGCCGCCCCCGCGGCCCCGGCATCGGCCACCCCGCTGCCCGCCTCCGCGCCCGTACGCGTACGGATCCCCGCGGCCGGGGTGGACGCCTCGCCGCTGCTGACGCTGGGGCTGGCCGCCGACGGCACGGTCGAGGTGCCCTCCGTGGCCGACGGGGACAAGATCGGCTGGTACGGCAAGGGCGTCACCCCCGGCGAGACCGGCCCCGCGGTGCTGATCGGCCACTTCGACACCGTCCGCGGCCCGGCCGTGCTCAAGGACGTCTCACGCGTCCGCGCCGGCGACGAGATCACGGTCTCCCGGGCGGACGGGAGCACCGCCGTCTTCCGCGTCCGCGAGCTGGAGCAGGTCGACAAGAAGCGGTTCCCCACCGACAAGGTCTACGGGGACACCGCGCGTCCGGAGCTTCGCGTCATCACGTGCGGCGGCCGGATCACCGACGGCCACCGGCCCGACAACATCATTCTGTACGCCGATCTCGTGGGGTGAGACGGCGTGGGGCAGAATCGGGCCCATGAGCAGCCAGCACCAGCCGACCGACGAGCCCGTCTACGACGACCGGGTCTACCGCTCCTCCATGGCCGTGGTCACCGGGGTGCTGCTGCTCGCGCTGACCGCGTGGCTCTGCGGGGACGCCGTGGTGCGCGGCTCCGGGAACACCCCGTGGATCGCCCTCGCGCTGGCGCTGTTCGCCGTACCGCTCGTCGTGGCCTTCACGATCCGCCCCGCCGTCTTCGCGAATGAGGACCGGATGCGCGTGCGGAACCCCTTCCGGGTCATCGAGCTGCCCTGGGCGGCCGTGGACGCGGTGCGCGCCGGGTACTCGGCGGAGGTGCTGGCCGAGGGCTCGAAGTACCAGCTCTGGTCCGTCCCCGTCTCCCTGCGGGAGCGGAAGAAGGCGAGCCGGCAGCAGCTCAGCCGCCGCAGCGGGCTCACCGGCCGGGGCATGTCCGCCGCGGACGCCGAGAAGCCGGCCGCACCGGCCGGACCGCAGCGGGCCGGGGCCGACAAGGTCGTGGACGAACTGCGGGAGCTGGCCGAGCGCGGCGCCTCGCGGGCCGGCGCCCAGGGCAGCGTGCGCGTGCAGTGGTCGTACGAGATCATCGCGCCCGCCGTGGCCGGCGCGGTGCTGCTGATCGTGCTCCTCGCCACGGGCTGACGGGGCCCGTAGGCACCCTCGTCCGGCACCCTCGCACGCACCCTCGCACGCGCCCTCGTACGTGCCGTCGTACGTGCTCCCCACCACACCCCGTCCGGGGCGGAACCAGGGCTACCGGACGCTGCGTCCTCGCAGGTGTGCAGCGTCATGAGGCCGGCGGCAGCGCCGCCACCGCCATTCATCTCCGGTTCCGGCTCCTGGGCGGCGCCCTGCTGGCCGCCCATCTCCTCGTCGTCGGCTTGCTGACGCTGCGACCACTGGACGTGCCCTGGGCCGCGGCCGCGAACCTGACCCCGCTGGAGGGGATCAGGGCGGACCTCGCCTACGGGCCGCTGGAGGGCGCCCGCCGGATCGGCGAGGGACTGGCGCTGCTGGCCCCGCTCGGGGTGCTGCTGCCGCTGGTCAGCGGACGGCTCGCGCCGTCGGCGCTGTCCGCGTGGTCCTCGCTGGCCCGGACCGCGGCGGCCGGCGCGCTGATCTCGGTGTGCATCGAGATGCTCCAGACCGCCGTGCCGGGCCAGGTGGTCGATGTGGACTCGGTCCTGCTGAACACCGTCGGCGTGCTGCTCGCCCACGCGGCCGTCGTACCGGCGCTACGGGCCCGGCTGCGGCGCTCACGCAGCGCTTATCAGGGACCCACCCCGAGAATTACCAGGGTCGGGCTCGGTCCGTGGACCGAGGTTCTTTCGGCGGTTCCCCGCGAGTATTGAGGCATCGCACGCAGTGCTGGTTTCACAGCGCCGATCTCAATGTGAGGAGAACCCCATGAGCGCCCTTGTCCGCCCCCGTGACGGTCGATGGATCGGCGGCGTCTGCGCCGGACTGGCCCGGCGTTTCGGAATATCCGCCAACACGATGCGCGTCATATTCGTCGTCTCGTGCCTGCTGCCCGGCCCGCAGTTCCTGATCTACCTGGCGCTGTGGCTGCTCCTGCCGAACGAGAAGTCCGCCTCCACCGCCTGGTAGGGCGGGGTCAGCCGGCCCGCTGGACCTTTTCCAGCTGCTTGTCGGCGACTTCCTGCGGCACCTGCGTCTTCTGCTCGGCCGCCGCCACGTTGAGGGACATCAGCCGCACGATGGTGTCGCCCTCGCGTACGACGACCAGGTGGACCTGGGCGGAGACGCCCTGGGCGGCCGCGGTCGTGGTCCAGCTGACGCTCTCGTCGCCGGTCGTGCGGTAGTCGGCGGCCCGCACCTCGCGGTAGGTGCCGGACTGCTTTTCGACCGTGGCGGTGAAGCCCGTGGCGCAGGCGGGCACGGCGGCCTTGAGGCGGGCGATCAGCGCCTTGGCGTCGCTCTCGGCGTAGGTGCTGACGGAGGCGGAGACGGCGAGTCCGACCTGCTTCTGGGAGCCGACGCCCCGGTTTACGGTCTCGCGCGCGGCCGGGTCCGGCTTGTCGCCCATGATGTCGGCCAGCGGCTGACAGGCCTTCTTGTCGGCCTGCGGCTGGCCGTCCGGGGCGTTGGGGTTCTTGCCCTCCGCGGAGACCTGGTAGCCGGGCAGGTCGCCCTGTTCCAGCGCGGACCGTTCCGCCTTGCTGCCGCCGGTCTTGGGCGTGGCGGATCCGCCGGTGGCGGTGGCCGCGGGGGCACCGGGCGCGCCGGAGGCGTGGCTCGCGGAGCCCTTGGGGTCCGGGTCCTTGCCCGTCGGGGACGTGTCCGTACTGCTGCATCCGGCCGCCGCGAGCAGCAGGGCGGGGACCAGCGCGACCACGGTCGCTCGTACTTTCATGCGCATGACCAATAACCTCATACCGCGTACGTCGGCGGGCAGTTGGTGGTGATCGTGACACACCGCACGGCGGCACACACACCTCGTCGAAGAGGTGCGCGACCGCCGTGCACGCGTTCGTGTCGCGGCAACGTCAGCCGTTGAGGGCGCCGGTGACCGGGCCCAGCAGACCGGTGACCGCAGCGGTGGGGTCGCTCGGCTGTCCGCCCTCTTCGGAGGCCGACTGCTGGCTGGTGACACCCTGGAGCGCACCGGTGGCGCTGCCCAGCGCGTCGGTGAGACCGACGGCCGGGAGGGCCGCGGCCGAGGCGGAACCGGCGGCGACGGCGGCGAAGGCGGCACCCAGAGCGGCGGCACCGATGATCTTGGCAGCTGACTGCTTCATGAAAACGTGTCCTTGCGACGGGGAATTGAGCGGCTCCGCAAACTAGTCACTTCAAACCGCCGCCCGCAAACATCCGTAAATATGAGAAAGCGCCCGGGAATTGCTCCTCCCGGGCGCTTTCAGTACGTCACGCCATGGCCTAAGCCGAGACAGAACCGCTGGTGGAAGCAGTCTGCTGGAACAGCCACTCCGACTTCAGCTCCGCATAACCAGGCTTGATGACCTCGTTGATCATGGCCAGTCGTTCATCGAAAGGAATGAACGCGGACTTCATCGCATTGACGGTGAACCACTGCATGTCCTCCAGCGTGTAGCCGAAGGTGTCCACCAGGTGCTCGAACTCGCGGCTCATGCTGGTGCCGCTCATCAGGCGGTTGTCGGTGTTGACCGTGAGCCTGAAGTGCAGCTTCCGCAGCAGGCCGATCGGGTGCTCGGCGTACGAGGCGGCCGCGGCCGTCTGGAGGTTCGACGTCGGGCACATCTCCAGGGGGATGCGCTTGTCCCGGACGTACGAGGCCAGGCGGCCCAGCGTCACCGAGCCGTCGGCGGCGACCTCGATGTCGTCGATGATCTTCACGCCGTGACCGAGGCGGTCGGCGCCGCACCACTGCAGGGCCTGCCAGATCGACGGCAGGCCGAAGGCCTCGCCCGCGTGGATCGTGAAGTGGTTGTTCTCGCGCTTGAGGTACTCGAAGGCGTCGAGGTGGCGGGTGGGAGGGAACCCGGCCTCGGCACCGGCGATGTCGAAGCCGACCACGCCGTTGTCGCGGTAGCGGTTGGCCAGCTCCGCGATCTCCAGCGCGCGGGCGGCGTGCCGCATCGCGGTCAGCAGGGCGCCGATGCGGATGCGGTGGCCGTTGGCCTTCGCACGCCGCTCGCCCTCGCGGAAGCCGTCGTTCACGGCCTCGACGACCTCTTCGAGGGTCAGGCCGGCTTCCAGGTGCTGCTCGGGGGCGTAGCGGATCTCGGCGTACACGACGCCGTCCTCGGCCAGGTCCTCGGCGCACTCGGCGGCGACCCGGAAGAGGGCCTCCTTCGTCTGCATGACCGCGCAGGTGTGCGCGAAGGTCTCCAGGTAGCGCGGGAGGGAGCCGGAGTCGGCGGCTTCCCGGAACCAGATGCCGAGCTTGTCGGCGTCGGTCTCGGGGAGGCTCTCGTAGCCGGCCTCGCGGGCCAGCTCGATGATGGTCCCGGGGCGCAGTCCACCGTCGAGGTGATCGTGCAGGAGCACCTTCGGGGAGCGGCGGATCTGATCCGGGGTCGGCAGGTTGGGGGTCTCGCTCGTCATCTGGGCACTCTAGCTCCTACGCGCGTAGAGCGGGTGACGGCCGCGAGTGCCGATATGTAACAGAGACCGCACGGACGGATGTCGTACACCTCGGTGTCTGAGACTGTTCCGCCATGGCACAGCATGCGCCGCCGGCGCGCGGGGCCCGCCTGGGGCGGGCAGCCGGCGCGAACGGCTTGGGGTCGACGGTCAGTGGTGTGGTGCTCCTTCTTCCCGGAGCGTCCAGATTCTCCCCCGGTCCGCTGCGTCCGCTCGGGCGGGCGCTGGCCCGGGCGGGCGGGGCGGAGGGGCTGGTCGCGCACACCGTGATCCACGGTGGGGACGCCTCCCGCGAGGAGCAGGCGGGGTGGGCGGCGGACGAGGCGGTGCGGCGGTACGGGGACGTGCCCGTGTGCCTGGCCGGCTTCGGTGCGGGAGGCCTGGCCGCGCTGCGGGCGGCGGGCCACGACGCCGTCAACTCGGTGGTGTCGCTGGCCCCTTGCCTGGGAGAAGCGGTGGTGGCGGACTCGCCTGAACCGGTGAAACAGCTGTCGGGGCGGCAGGTCCTGATCGTGCACGGCACGAACGACGCGCACAGCGACCCGG is a genomic window containing:
- a CDS encoding VanZ family protein produces the protein MQRHEAGGSAATAIHLRFRLLGGALLAAHLLVVGLLTLRPLDVPWAAAANLTPLEGIRADLAYGPLEGARRIGEGLALLAPLGVLLPLVSGRLAPSALSAWSSLARTAAAGALISVCIEMLQTAVPGQVVDVDSVLLNTVGVLLAHAAVVPALRARLRRSRSAYQGPTPRITRVGLGPWTEVLSAVPREY
- a CDS encoding alpha/beta hydrolase codes for the protein MAQHAPPARGARLGRAAGANGLGSTVSGVVLLLPGASRFSPGPLRPLGRALARAGGAEGLVAHTVIHGGDASREEQAGWAADEAVRRYGDVPVCLAGFGAGGLAALRAAGHDAVNSVVSLAPCLGEAVVADSPEPVKQLSGRQVLIVHGTNDAHSDPEASFLLAARAKKANRSTCRFEVHSDGHGLREHQPEVVALAVDFVLGAVCSGRYSRPVTDALAAPPPLGLRMPLASGFGRSLRR
- a CDS encoding class F sortase, whose translation is MAHRAADRAARRAARPLLAAVFLAAALTGCGTAATATPPADAAPPAAPPAVTPTAAPAAPASATPLPASAPVRVRIPAAGVDASPLLTLGLAADGTVEVPSVADGDKIGWYGKGVTPGETGPAVLIGHFDTVRGPAVLKDVSRVRAGDEITVSRADGSTAVFRVRELEQVDKKRFPTDKVYGDTARPELRVITCGGRITDGHRPDNIILYADLVG
- a CDS encoding PH domain-containing protein, which encodes MSSQHQPTDEPVYDDRVYRSSMAVVTGVLLLALTAWLCGDAVVRGSGNTPWIALALALFAVPLVVAFTIRPAVFANEDRMRVRNPFRVIELPWAAVDAVRAGYSAEVLAEGSKYQLWSVPVSLRERKKASRQQLSRRSGLTGRGMSAADAEKPAAPAGPQRAGADKVVDELRELAERGASRAGAQGSVRVQWSYEIIAPAVAGAVLLIVLLATG
- the deoC gene encoding deoxyribose-phosphate aldolase, which produces MPTTLTAFADVTTSDSALRRFLHGLPGVDAVGLEARAAALGTRSIKTTAKAYAIDLAISMIDLTTLEGADTPGKVRALSAKAVNPDPTDRTTPMTAAVCVYPDMVATAKAALNGADVKVASVATAFPAGRAALPVKLADTRDAVAAGADEIDMVIDRGAFLAGRYLDTYELIKAIKEACVRPDGSAARLKVIFETGELSTYDNIRRASWIGMLAGADFIKTSTGKVGVNATPANTLLMLEAVRDFKAQTGIQIGVKPAGGIRTTKDAIKFLVLVNETVGEDWLSNHWFRFGASSLLNDLLMQRQKLSTGRYSGPDYVTVD
- a CDS encoding PspC domain-containing protein, which encodes MSALVRPRDGRWIGGVCAGLARRFGISANTMRVIFVVSCLLPGPQFLIYLALWLLLPNEKSASTAW
- a CDS encoding adenosine deaminase, with product MTSETPNLPTPDQIRRSPKVLLHDHLDGGLRPGTIIELAREAGYESLPETDADKLGIWFREAADSGSLPRYLETFAHTCAVMQTKEALFRVAAECAEDLAEDGVVYAEIRYAPEQHLEAGLTLEEVVEAVNDGFREGERRAKANGHRIRIGALLTAMRHAARALEIAELANRYRDNGVVGFDIAGAEAGFPPTRHLDAFEYLKRENNHFTIHAGEAFGLPSIWQALQWCGADRLGHGVKIIDDIEVAADGSVTLGRLASYVRDKRIPLEMCPTSNLQTAAAASYAEHPIGLLRKLHFRLTVNTDNRLMSGTSMSREFEHLVDTFGYTLEDMQWFTVNAMKSAFIPFDERLAMINEVIKPGYAELKSEWLFQQTASTSGSVSA